From a region of the Sesamum indicum cultivar Zhongzhi No. 13 linkage group LG3, S_indicum_v1.0, whole genome shotgun sequence genome:
- the LOC105157894 gene encoding phytoene dehydrogenase, chloroplastic/chromoplastic, producing the protein MSQFGQVSAINTSRQYSGSSVYSSHYAWRKDCTIGQTNGLSFAVSDAMGQKLRIRSPHAFATRSNRAAVPLKVVCIDYPRPELENTVNYLEAASLSSSFRNSPRPNKPLEVVIAGAGLAGLSTAKYLADAGHKPILLEARDVLGGKVAAWKDEDGDWYETGLHIFFGAYPNMQNLFGELGINDRLQWKEHSMIFAMPSKPGEFSRFDFPEILPAPLNGILAILKNNEMLTWPEKVKFAIGLLPAIIGGQSYVEAQDGITVKDWMKKQGVPERVTDEVFIAMSKALNFINPDELSMQCILIALNRFLQEKHGSKMAFLDGNPPERLCMPIVDHIQSRGGEVQLNSRIQKIDLNEDGTVKSFILNNGNVIKGDAYVFATPVDILKLLLPEDWKDMPYFKKLEKLVGVPVINVHIWFDRKLKNTYDHLLFSRSPLLSVYADMSVTCKEYYSPNQSMLELVFAPAEEWISCSNEEIIDATMKELAKLFPDEIAADQSKAKILKYHVVKTPRSVYKTVPGTEPCRPLQRSPIDRFYLAGDYTKQKYLASMEGAVLSGKLCAQAIVQDYESLSARGQRKLAEATIA; encoded by the exons ATGTCCCAGTTTGGACAGGTTTCTGCCATTAACACGAGCAGGCAATATAGTGGATCAAGTGTTTACAGCTCGCATTATGCTTGGAGGAAGGACTGCACTATCGGGCAAACAAATGGCCTATCGTTTGCAGTTAGTGATGCTATGGGTCAAAAGTTAAGGATTCGATCTCCACATGCTTTTGCAACAAGATCTAACAGGGCTGCAGTCCCTTTGAAA GTTGTTTGCATTGATTATCCAAGACCGGAGCTTGAGAACACAGTCAACTATTTGGAAGCGGCTTCcttatcatcatcatttcGTAATTCTCCCCGTCCAAACAAACCATTGGAAGTGGTAATTGCTGGTGCAG GTTTGGCAGGTTTGTCTACTGCTAAGTACTTGGCCGATGCAGGTCATAAACCAATATTGTTGGAAGCAAGGGATGTCCTGGGTGGAAAG GTGGCTGCATGGAAAGATGAGGATGGAGACTGGTATGAGACTGGCTTACACATATTCT TTGGGGCTTACCCAAATATGCAGAACCTTTTTGGGGAGTTGGGCATTAATGATCGTTTGCAGTGGAAAGAGCATTCTATGATATTTGCTATGCCAAGCAAACCAGGAGAGTTTAGCAGATTTGATTTTCCAGAAATTTTACCTGCGCCATTAAACG GAATCTTGGCCATCTTGAAAAACAATGAAATGCTTACTTGGCCAGAGAAAGTCAAGTTTGCCATTGGGCTATTGCCAGCAATAATCGGAGGTCAGTCGTATGTTGAGGCCCAAGATGGAATAACAGTTAAAGACTGGATGAAAAAGCAA GGGGTGCCAGAGAGGGTAACTGATGAAGTGTTCATTGCCATGTCAAAGGCACTGAACTTCATAAACCCTGACGAGCTCTCGATGCAGTGTATTTTGATTGCGTTGAACAGATTTCTGCAG GAGAAGCATGGTTCCAAGATGGCTTTTTTGGATGGTAATCCACCAGAAAGACTTTGCATGCCAATCGTTGATCATATTCAATCACGAGGCGGCGAAGTCCAGCTGAACTCACGAATACAAAAGATTGATCTGAATGAAGATGGTACTGTCAAAAGCTTCATACTAAATAATGGAAATGTGATTAAAGGAGATGCATATGTATTCGCTACTCCAG TTGATATCCTGAAGCTTCTTCTGCCTGAGGACTGGAAAGATATGccatatttcaagaaattggaGAAATTAGTTGGAGTTCCGGTTATAAATGTTCACATATG GTTTGACAGAAAACTGAAGAACACATATGATCATCTACTTTTCAGCAG GAGCCCACTTCTTAGTGTCTATGCTGACATGTCCGTAACTTGTAAG gAATACTACAGCCCAAACCAATCAATGTTGGAGTTGGTTTTTGCGCCTGCAGAGGAATGGATCTCCTGCAGTAACGAAGAGATCATTGATGCCACAATGAAAGAACTCGCGAAGCTCTTTCCTGATGAAATTGCAGCCGATCAGAGCAaagcaaaaatattgaagtacCATGTTGTTAAAACTCCTAG gTCTGTGTATAAAACGGTACCTGGCACTGAGCCTTGTCGCCCACTGCAAAGATCTCCCATAGACAGATTCTATTTAGCCGGTGACTACACAAAGCAGAAGTACTTGGCTTCAATGGAAGGTGCCGTCCTCTCAGGAAAGCTTTGTGCTCAGGCCATTGTACAG GACTATGAATCACTATCTGCAAGAGGGCAGAGAAAGTTGGCAGAGGCGACGATTGCCTAA
- the LOC105157895 gene encoding tyrosine-sulfated glycopeptide receptor 1 — protein MLLTSFHSSSSSLPKQNPNIHHPFKDYHFLDLFLTVVLVAVSCFVNTCHASCNQLHRDSLSSFNLSISASPPLNWSLLHDCCSWEGVGCDGSGRVTNLWLPSRGLVGSISPSIVNLTSLSQLSLSHNWLSGPLPDDFFMSLNQLQVIDLSRNRLSGELAPSEKLPATVQIFNLSNNHFHGPVQSSFLQPALNLETFDVSNNSFGGLIPTSICSFSPFIQWIDFSNNDFTGPIAQGFGKCTNLQSLRVGFTNLLGEVPQDIYELLTLQELYLPGNKLSGAIDERIVNLSNLRILALYGNELTGMIPQDIGRLSKLEQLLLHINQISGTIPPSLTNCTRLTALNLRVNYLEGELSAFDFSKFVQLKTVDLGDNLFGGSLPATLFSCKTLTAIRLATNKLTGEILPDIASLQSLSFLSLSNNSLNNMTSAIRILTGCKNLSTLILSKNFYNEALPGNEDLVGVEMFQNLQVLGLGGCRFTGQIPMWLSELNKLEVLDLSYNNMTGPVPGWFGTLPNLFYLDLSHNLLTGYFPMELIKLRRLASQQISDQVDRSNLELPVFVQPNNASNLQYSQLANLPPALYLGSNSIGGTIPIEIGQLKFIIQLDLSNNDFSGYIPDSISNLTNLEKLDLSGNNLSGEIPASLQNLNFLSSFSVAYNNLEGPIPTGGQFDTFPASSFEGNPRLCGRILQRSCTNQSGNNSQSATRKGDSKKTIILTLVICSGVFSMTLLLYLVFSKRRNLSKGDQEKDLDTISFNSSGVFPEVAKDTSLVILFPNNKNKTEDITIADILKATDNFNQSNIIGCGGFGLVYKATLADGTKLAIKKLSGDMGLMEREFKAEVEALSTAQHKNLVALQGYCVHDGFRLLIYSYMENGSLDYWLHEKPDGPSQLSWPIRLRIAQGASCGVAYMHQICEPHIVHRDIKSSNILLDQNFEAHVADFGLARLILPYHTHVTTELVGTLGYIPPEYSQSWIATLRGDVYSFGVVMLELLTGKRPVELFKPKMSRELVIWVQQMRSEGKQDEIFDPLLRGKGFEEEMLQVLDVACMCVNQNPFKRPTIKEVVDWLKDVGSNRQTTT, from the coding sequence ATGCTCTTGACTTCCTtccattcttcttcttcctctttgcCTAAGCAGAATCCAAATATTCATCACCCCTTCAAAGATTATCATTTCTTGGATTTATTCCTAACCGTAGTGTTAGTAGCTGTTTCTTGCTTTGTAAATACCTGTCATGCCTCTTGCAATCAGCTCCATCGTGATTCTTTGTCATCATTCAATCTCAGCATCTCCGCTTCACCACCGTTGAATTGGTCTCTTTTGCACGATTGCTGCAGTTGGGAAGGTGTTGGATGTGATGGCTCTGGCCGGGTGACCAATCTGTGGCTACCATCAAGAGGCCTTGTGGGAAGCATATCTCCTTCTATTGTGAATCTCACCAGTCTTTCTCAACTTAGTCTTTCCCACAATTGGCTCTCTGGCCCTCTTCCcgatgatttttttatgtccTTGAATCAACTTCAGGTCATTGATTTGAGCCGTAATCGCTTGTCTGGAGAGCTAGCCCCATCAGAAAAGCTGCCCGCTACTGTTCAGATATTCAACTTGTCCAACAACCACTTTCATGGGCCAGTTCAATCTTCCTTCCTCCAGCCTGCATTGAATTTGGAAACTTTTGATGTCAGCAACAACAGCTTCGGCGGGTTAATCCCGACATCTATCTGCAGTTTTTCCCCGTTCATCCAGTGGATTGATTTCTCCAACAATGATTTTACGGGCCCAATTGCTCAAGGTTTTGGTAAGTGTACAAATTTGCAGAGCCTCAGAGTAGGTTTCACTAATCTCTTGGGAGAGGTCCCACAGGATATTTACGAGTTGTTGACACTGCAAGAACTGTACTTGCCTGGCAATAAGCTTTCTGGAGCTATCGATGAAAGAATTGTCAACCTCAGTAACCTTAGAATCCTAGCGCTGTACGGTAATGAACTGACAGGCATGATTCCTCAAGATATTGGGCGGCTCTCCAAATTGGAACAGTTACTGCTTCATATCAACCAAATCAGTGGGACTATTCCACCCTCACTCACCAACTGTACCAGGCTCACAGCACTGAATTTAAGGGTCAACTACCTTGAAGGTGAGCTATCGGCTTTTGATTTCTCAAAGTTTGTCCAACTTAAGACAGTTGATCTGGGCGATAATTTATTCGGAGGTAGCTTGCCAGCAACCCTTTTTTCTTGCAAGACACTTACAGCAATTCGCCTGGCCACTAACAAGCTAACTGGAGAAATTTTGCCAGATATAGCATCATTACAATCTCTGTCATTCCTATCTCTTTCCAATAACAGCCTAAACAATATGACAAGTGCAATAAGAATCCTAACAGGGTGCAAGAACCTCAGCACCCTAATCCTCTCAAAGAATTTCTATAATGAAGCATTGCCTGGCAATGAAGACTTGGTTGGGGTTGAGATGTTTCAAAACCTCCAAGTACTGGGTTTGGGTGGCTGCAGATTCACTGGTCAAATTCCAATGTGGCTGTCAGAGCTAAATAAGCTGGAGGTTCTCGACTTATCTTACAATAACATGACAGGCCCTGTTCCAGGTTGGTTTGGGACTCTCCCGAATCTTTTCTACTTAGATTTATCGCATAACCTACTTACAGGATACTTCCCCATGGAACTTATTAAACTGCGACGACTAGCATCCCAGCAGATTTCTGATCAAGTTGACCGCAGCAACTTAGAGTTGCCTGTGTTTGTTCAGCCCAATAATGCCTCCAATCTGCAGTACAGTCAACTTGCAAACCTGCCACCAGCTCTATATCTTGGTAGCAACAGTATAGGTGGTACTATCCCAATTGAGATTGGTCAGTTGAAGTTTATCATTCAATTGGATCTTAGTAATAATGATTTCTCAGGATACATTCCTGATTCAATATCTAACCTCACTAACTTAGAAAAGTTGGACCTCTCTGGAAACAATCTCTCTGGTGAAATTCCAGCATCACTCCAAAATCTCAACTTTTTGTCTTCGTTCAGTGTTGCGTACAACAATCTCGAAGGGCCAATACCTACAGGAGGTCAGTTCGACACTTTCCCAGCTTCAAGCTTCGAAGGAAATCCAAGGCTGTGTGGTCGAATTTTGCAGCGCTCTTGCACCAACCAATCAGGCAATAACAGTCAGTCAGCAACCCGAAAAGGGGATAGCAAGAAAACCATCATACTAACCCTTGTGATTTGTTCAGGCGTTTTCAGTATGACTCTGCTTCTATATTTGGTGTTTTCAAAGAGGAGAAACCTATCAAAAGGTGACCAAGAAAAGGATCTGGATACAATATCCTTCAACTCTTCTGGAGTATTTCCAGAGGTTGCAAAGGACACGAGCCTTGTCATATTGTTTCCGAACAATAAGAATAAAACAGAGGATATCACAATAGCTGATATATTGAAAGCCACGGACAATTTCAACCAATCAAACATAATTGGTTGTGGGGGCTTTGGTCTGGTATATAAAGCAACTTTGGCGGATGGAACCAAGCTTGCAATTAAGAAACTCTCTGGAGACATGGGTTTGATGGAAAGAGAATTCAAGGCTGAGGTGGAAGCTTTATCCACAGCCCAACATAAGAATCTGGTTGCTCTGCAAGGTTACTGTGTGCATGATGGCTTTAGATTGCTAATATATTCTTACATGGAGAATGGGAGCCTTGACTACTGGTTGCACGAGAAGCCTGATGGACCATCCCAACTTAGTTGGCCAATTCGTCTAAGGATAGCTCAAGGGGCAAGTTGTGGGGTGGCTTACATGCACCAAATTTGTGAACCGCATATTGTGCACCGCGACATAAAGTCCAGTAACATCCTTCTTGATCAAAACTTTGAAGCACACGTGGCAGATTTTGGGTTAGCAAGACTGATTCTTCCGTATCATACTCATGTCACCACCGAATTGGTTGGCACCCTTGGATACATACCACCAGAGTATAGTCAATCGTGGATAGCCACATTAAGAGGAGACGTCTACAGTTTCGGAGTTGTCATGCTTGAATTATTAACGGGCAAGAGACCTGTCGAGTTGTTCAAGCCAAAGATGTCAAGGGAATTGGTTATATGGGTACAGCAAATGAGGAGTGAGGGAAAACAAGATGAAATCTTCGACCCTCTCCTAAGAGGCAAAGGCTTTGAAGAAGAGATGTTGCAAGTGCTTGATGTCGCCTGCATGTGTGTCAACCAAAATCCTTTCAAGAGGCCGACTATAAAAGAAGTAGTTGATTGGCTCAAGGACGTAGGGTCCAACCGACAGACAACAACATAA